The nucleotide window GCCTATGCCTTGAAGCTCGGCCTCGGTTGCGCCCCGACCGAAGTGGTGGTGCCTTACATCATCAGCCGTGAAGGCAATGCCATCACGCTTTCCGTCAACCTTTGGAACAAAGGCGTGTGTGACGGTCCCACCCTGCGCCACCTTGTGCGAAGCCAGCGCCCCAAACTCCTGACTTTTGCCATCGTGGCCGAGTGTTCCAGCCACCGCATCCTTCTTCAAAAATGGCTGCAATCCGCCGGCCTGGATATCCAGCGCGATGTCAAAATTGTCGTTCTTCCCCCGCTGCAAATGGTACGCAACCTTCGCGCGGGACTCATCGACGGCTTTTGCGCCGGGGAACCCTGGAATACGATGGCTATCCAGGAAGGCATCGGCTGGTGTCCGGCAGTCAGCGCCGAACTCAGTCCGGATCATCCGGAAAAAGTCCTGTTGGTGCGCAGTGATTTTGCCTCCCGCCATCAAGAGGAATTATACGCGATGATTCGCGCTCTGGCCGCCGCGGCCGCGGTGTGTGAGGACCCCGAGGGACGCCAGGAGCTTGTTTCGCTATTGGCTCATAAACGTTATTTAAATCTGTCCGAGGAAATTATAGGACCCTCGCTGACCGGCGGTTTTGTGAAGCTGCCGGGCACCGATTCCCGCCCGGCTCCCATGCACCGTTTTCGCGGAAAAAACATCAACAGGCCCACGCTTCAGGCGGGCCATTGGTTGTTCCACGAAATGCAAAGTTCCGGCCTGCTGCCGGAAAACATGGAAACCCCGGAGCATTTGCCAGCCGCTGTCTTCAGGAGTGACCTCTATGAAACCGCACTTCAACCCTAACACAATCCATCCAATGAAAAAACTACCTGCAAAAACCTCCTCTAAAAAAACAGAAACACCGATGACGCGGCGCGCATTCCTTGGCACAACCGGCAAGGGCTTGACCCTGGCGACGCTGGCCTCCGGCCTGCCTTTGGGCTGGGTCGGCGCCGTCTATGCCAGCGATGCACCCGAAGTTGACGAGATGAAAATCGGCATCATTGCCCTGACAGATTGCTCGCCGTTCGTCGTTGCCCACGAAAAAGGCTTCTTCAAAAAATATGGCATCAAATCGACCATTGCGAAGCAGGCCAGTTGGGCCGCCATCCGGGACGGACTTTCCGGCGGCACCATCCAGGCAACGCACATGCTCATCGGCATGCCGTTTGCCTCCACGATGGGGCTGCTGGGCTCGCCCAGGAAACCCATGGTCTGTCCGTGGCTGGTTAACCGCAACGGCCAGGGCATTACCCTCTCCAATAAATATAAAGGCAAAGTCAAAGACGATCCCAAGGCGCTGAAACCGTTTGTGGATGAAGCCAAGGGCAAGGGTTCACCCCTGACCTTTGCCATGACTTTCCCGCCCGGCACGCACGCCATGTGGATGCGCTATTACCTTGGCGCTGGAAACATCCATCCCGACAAGGATGTCGCCCTCATCACCATACCGCCTCCGCAGATGGTGCAGAACATGAAGATCGGGAAGATGGACGGCTATTGCGTCGGCGAGCCGTGGAACCTGCGCGCGATTGAGGAGGGCATCGGCTATACGGCCATTCCCACACAAAAAATCTGGAAAAATCACCCGGAAAAAGTCTGCGCATTCCTGGAGGAATTCGCGGAAAAGCATCCCAAGACCGTCAAAGCCTTCCTGAAAGCGCTTCACGATGCCGGTGTTTGGCTCGACAGCATGGATAATCGTTCCGAGGCCTGCGACATCGTCTCCCAGCCCAACTACATCAATTGCCCGAAGGAAATCATCCTGGAGCGCATGCTCGGCATCTATAAATATGGCGACGGCCGCCAGGAAAAAGATCCGGATTACATGATCTTCAGCGACCGCAACTGCAACTATCCCCAGACCAAATACGGTGTGTGGTGGCTCAGCCAGTTCCGCCGCTGGGGCATGGTCGAAGGCGCGCCCGATTACGCGGGACTTCCGACGAAGGTCTTGCGGCCCGACATCTATGAAGCCGCGATGAAGGAAATCAATTACACGCACGGTGGCGCCAACAACTCGCCCGACACCTTGTTCGACGGTGTGACCTTCAACCCCGCGGAGCCGGAGGCTTACGCCAAGGGCTTTGCCGTCAACAGCCTGAAAGGATAGCCCATGAAAAAAATCCAGCCTGAAATCTTCATTCTGCCGTTGCTTGGCATCATGGTGATCCTGGCAAGCTGGTGGTTTATAAGCTCCCATTTCGCATCGGACCTTCCATCGCCTCATGCCACATGGAAGGACAGTCTTCCCTACCTCAAGCATCCCTTCGCCTACCGCGGCGAAATGGACCAGGGAATTCTGCGCTTTACGTGGCTGTCTCTGATTCTGGTAATGAAGGGATATCTTCTGGCCATCATCCTCGGTGTACCGCTTGGATTTTGCCTCGGATTGTCCCGCCGCTTCACCCGGGCCTTCGATCCCATCATCCAGGTGGTGCGCCCGGTTTCGCCTCTGGCCTGGCTGCCGCTGGGTTTTGTTCTCTTCCTTTCAGCCGGGAGCATGGCATCTGAATATGCGGCGCTGTTCACCATCGCCCTTTGTTCCATGTGGCCCACGGTGATGAACACTGCGGTGGGGGTCCGTTCCGTGCCTCAGGATTACCTCAACGTCGCAAAGGTGTTGAAGCTCTCCCCGCTCAAAACCCTGTTCAAAGTCCTTTTCCCCGCGACCTTGCCCTACATGTTCACCGGATTCCGCCTGAGTCTTGGCATCGCCTGGTTGGTGATCGTGGCGGCGGAAATGTTGACCGGGCGTCCGGGTATCGGCGGCTTCCTCTGGCAGGAATACAACAGCCTGGTCTATTCCCACATCATTCTTTGCATCATCGTCATCGGGGTTGTCGGCTACATCCTCGACCGCCTCATGAGCTTCCTCGAAAGCCGTTTCCGCACAGCCTAACCCCTATGCCACTGCTCCAATTACAATCGGTCAGCAAAAGCTTCGGCCCTCCGGACAAATCGAGTGCCGTTCTTCACGATATCAACCTCTCCATTGAGGAAGGCGAGTTCGTGGCCATTATCGGCTATTCCGGCTCCGGCAAAACCACGCTGATCTCGATGATTGCCGGGTTGCTGGCTCCAGACAGCGGAAAAATCCTGCTGAATGGACAGCCCATCACCGGCCCCGGGCCGGATCGCGGCATTGTTTTTCAAAACTATTCCCTGCTGCCCTGGCTCACGGTTTACGAGAATGTCCATCTCGCCGTGGACCAGGTTTTCCCGCAATGGACCTCGGAGAAAAAGAAACAGCACACGGAACATTTCATCCGCATGGTCAATCTGTCCGATGCCGTGGACAAAAAACCGGGAGCCCTCTCAGGCGGCATGCGCCAACGCGTTTCTGTCGCCCGCGCCCTGGCCGCCGATCCCAAGGTCCTTCTGCTTGACGAGCCCTTGAGCGCCCTCGACGCACTCACGCGCGCGACCTTGCAGGATGAAATCGGGCGCATCCGCGAAGCCAGCAACAAAACCGTGGTGCTCATCACCAACGATGTGGACGAGGGCCTGCTGCTGGCCGACCGCATCATTCCGCTTACGCGGGGGCCTGGCGCCACCCTGGGCCCTTCCATTCCCGTTCCCATTGCCCGGCCGCGCGACCGTGCCGCTCTCAACCATGATCCCTTGTTCAAAAAAATCCGCGCCGAGGTCATCGATTTTCTGCTGCAATGCAAAGCCCGGGAAATCACCAATATCACGCGAACTCTCGTCCTGCCGGATATTGAACCCGAAGACCTTGAAACTCCGGACTTTTTCGCGCGGCGCCGGGGGCCGATCCGCCGCAGTGAAATCAAACGGGAGGCCGTCCAGGCCTGACATCTCCATGAGCGCATTTCTCGAACTGAGCGACATCACAAAAATTTATCCAACCCGGACCGGCGAATCAGTCGTCGTGCGGGACTTCGACCTTGCCATCCAGAAAGGCGAGTTTGTCTGTTTGATCGGCCATTCAGGCTGTGGCAAATCCACCGTGCTTTCCATGGTGGCCGGTCTGAATGATATCACCTCGGGCGTTATTGTCCTCGGCGGCAAGGAAGTGACAGGCCCAGGCCCGGATCGGGGCGTCGTTTTCCAGTCGCCCTGCCTTCTTCCCTGGATGACCGCTTTTGAAAACGTCATGCTCGGCGTCGAACAGGTTTTTTTTACGGCCAGTAAAAGAGAGCGCCTTGAAATCGCCGAATATTATCTGTCCGTTGTCGGCCTTGGGGAGTCGATGCACAAACGCCCGGCGGAATTATCCCAGGGCATGCGCCAACGCGTCGGCATCGCCCGGGCTTTCGCACTGTCCCCCAAGATGCTCCTGCTCGACGAACCCTTCGGAATGCTGGATTCTCTCACCCGGTTTGAATTGCAACAGGTTTTGCTCGATCTCTGGGCGCGCGACCAAAAGACCGCGCTCATGGTCACGCACGATGTCGATGAGGCCATTTTTCTGGCGGACCGCGTCGTCATGATGACCAACGGCCCCGAGGCGGAGGTTGGCGATATTTTGAACATCGACTTCCCGCGCCCCCGCAACCGCCGCGCGCTCATGGAAATGCCGGAGTATTACGAAT belongs to Candidatus Methylacidiphilales bacterium and includes:
- a CDS encoding CmpA/NrtA family ABC transporter substrate-binding protein: MVKKAQRTPMAHAAAPVTGRDVIRIGYVPLVDSAPLIAALELGFFQREGIHVKLYRQIGWAGVREGLIFDELDAAHALAPMAYALKLGLGCAPTEVVVPYIISREGNAITLSVNLWNKGVCDGPTLRHLVRSQRPKLLTFAIVAECSSHRILLQKWLQSAGLDIQRDVKIVVLPPLQMVRNLRAGLIDGFCAGEPWNTMAIQEGIGWCPAVSAELSPDHPEKVLLVRSDFASRHQEELYAMIRALAAAAAVCEDPEGRQELVSLLAHKRYLNLSEEIIGPSLTGGFVKLPGTDSRPAPMHRFRGKNINRPTLQAGHWLFHEMQSSGLLPENMETPEHLPAAVFRSDLYETALQP
- a CDS encoding ABC transporter ATP-binding protein; its protein translation is MSAFLELSDITKIYPTRTGESVVVRDFDLAIQKGEFVCLIGHSGCGKSTVLSMVAGLNDITSGVIVLGGKEVTGPGPDRGVVFQSPCLLPWMTAFENVMLGVEQVFFTASKRERLEIAEYYLSVVGLGESMHKRPAELSQGMRQRVGIARAFALSPKMLLLDEPFGMLDSLTRFELQQVLLDLWARDQKTALMVTHDVDEAIFLADRVVMMTNGPEAEVGDILNIDFPRPRNRRALMEMPEYYEYRKYLIDYLHHKSHLKNGERPIVKNRITTGAFFNTEVVAA
- a CDS encoding CmpA/NrtA family ABC transporter substrate-binding protein, with amino-acid sequence MKKLPAKTSSKKTETPMTRRAFLGTTGKGLTLATLASGLPLGWVGAVYASDAPEVDEMKIGIIALTDCSPFVVAHEKGFFKKYGIKSTIAKQASWAAIRDGLSGGTIQATHMLIGMPFASTMGLLGSPRKPMVCPWLVNRNGQGITLSNKYKGKVKDDPKALKPFVDEAKGKGSPLTFAMTFPPGTHAMWMRYYLGAGNIHPDKDVALITIPPPQMVQNMKIGKMDGYCVGEPWNLRAIEEGIGYTAIPTQKIWKNHPEKVCAFLEEFAEKHPKTVKAFLKALHDAGVWLDSMDNRSEACDIVSQPNYINCPKEIILERMLGIYKYGDGRQEKDPDYMIFSDRNCNYPQTKYGVWWLSQFRRWGMVEGAPDYAGLPTKVLRPDIYEAAMKEINYTHGGANNSPDTLFDGVTFNPAEPEAYAKGFAVNSLKG
- a CDS encoding ABC transporter ATP-binding protein, which translates into the protein MPLLQLQSVSKSFGPPDKSSAVLHDINLSIEEGEFVAIIGYSGSGKTTLISMIAGLLAPDSGKILLNGQPITGPGPDRGIVFQNYSLLPWLTVYENVHLAVDQVFPQWTSEKKKQHTEHFIRMVNLSDAVDKKPGALSGGMRQRVSVARALAADPKVLLLDEPLSALDALTRATLQDEIGRIREASNKTVVLITNDVDEGLLLADRIIPLTRGPGATLGPSIPVPIARPRDRAALNHDPLFKKIRAEVIDFLLQCKAREITNITRTLVLPDIEPEDLETPDFFARRRGPIRRSEIKREAVQA
- the ntrB gene encoding nitrate ABC transporter permease — protein: MKKIQPEIFILPLLGIMVILASWWFISSHFASDLPSPHATWKDSLPYLKHPFAYRGEMDQGILRFTWLSLILVMKGYLLAIILGVPLGFCLGLSRRFTRAFDPIIQVVRPVSPLAWLPLGFVLFLSAGSMASEYAALFTIALCSMWPTVMNTAVGVRSVPQDYLNVAKVLKLSPLKTLFKVLFPATLPYMFTGFRLSLGIAWLVIVAAEMLTGRPGIGGFLWQEYNSLVYSHIILCIIVIGVVGYILDRLMSFLESRFRTA